From a single Lacerta agilis isolate rLacAgi1 chromosome 3, rLacAgi1.pri, whole genome shotgun sequence genomic region:
- the LOC117044530 gene encoding tigger transposable element-derived protein 1-like produces the protein MGPKKTAAAESGERKKEKVTLEMKKEIIRKHDGGMRVTDLAREYGRNPSTIGTILKMREKILATDVAKGVTRIVKNRPAVLEEVEKLLLIWLEEKQRAGDTVTEAVICEKAKALHTDLVRQQPGTSGEPEVFKASRGWFDRFKTRSGIHSVVRHGEAASSDVPAAEDFAAEFLEVVTTEGYLPQQVFNCDETGLFWKRMPKRTFITQEEAKLPGHKPMKDRLTLLFCANASGDLKIKPLLVYHSENPRAFKKHKVDKEQLSVMWRSNSKAWVTRVLFVEWVNLAFGPAVKQYLLDNDLPLKALLLMDNAPAHPKGLEEDLLEEFSFINIMFLPPNTTPLLQPMDQQLIANFKKLYTKELFRRCFEVTDCTNITLREFWKDHFDIVTCLKMITTAWDGITQRNLNCAWRSLWPDCVAPSDSDAPESTVVQDIVSLGRTMGLEVTEEDVSELVEEHDHELTTQELVELQAEAAQEQASLEEEEATEERLSSKELRDICQQWKNVQAFAQRHHPDKDLTRDLANTFDTRVMSSFREVLKRRMKQQTMDKFFSKKQRVEEEPSSSCPPDS, from the coding sequence ATGGGGCCCAAGAAGACTGCTGCTGCAGAGTCCGgcgagaggaagaaggagaaggtgacGCTGGAAATGAAGAAGGAGATCATCCGGAAGCACGACGGTGGAATGCGTGTGACAGACCTCGCCAGGGAGTACGGGAGGAATCCATCGACCATTGGGACCATCCTGAAGATGAGGGAGAAGATCCTTGCGACTGATGTAGCCAAGGGAGTCACCAGGATTGTGAAGAACCGCCCAGCTGTTCTGGAGGAGGTCGAGAAGTTGCTGCTCATCTGGTTAGAAGAGAAGCAGCGTGCAGGGGACACAGTGACTGAGGCCGTCATTTGTGAGAAGGCCAAGGCCTTGCACACAGACCTCGTCCGGCAACAGCCAGGAACCTCAGGCGAGCCAGAAGTCTTCAAGGCAAGCAGAGGCTGGTTTGACCGGTTCAAGACAAGATCTGGAATCCACAGCGTGGTCAGACatggagaggctgccagttccgatGTTCCTGCGGCTGAAGACTTTGCAGCGGAGTTCCTGGAGGTTGTGACGACGGAGGGCTACCTTCCACAGCAGGTCTTCAACTGCGACGAGACCGGGCTGTTTTGGAAGAGGATGCCCAAAAGGACTTTCATCACTCAGGAGGAGGCCAAGTTGCCTGGCCACAAGCCCATGAAGGACCGTCTGACCCTGCTCTTCTGTGCCAACGCAAGCGGTGACCTGAAGATCAAGCCCCTGCTGGTGTACCACTCGGAGAACCCACGGGCCTTCAAGAAACACAAAGTCGACAAGGAGCAGCTGAGTGTCATGTGGCGATCCAACAGTAAGGCTTGGGTCACACGTGTGCTGTTTGTGGAGTGGGTCAATCTTGCTTTTGGCCCTGCTGTCAAACAGTACCTGCTGGACAACGACCTGCCACTGAAGGCTTTGCTTCTGATGGACAATGCTCCTGCTCATCCTAAAGGCCTTGAGGAGGACTTGTTGGAGGAGTTCAGCTTCATAAACATCATGTTCCTGCCGCCTAACACCACGCCACTGCTCCAGCCGATGGATCAGCAGCTCATCGCCAATTTCAAAAAACTCTACACCAAGGAGCTTTTCAGGCGATGCTTCGAAGTGACTGATTGCACCAACATCACCCTGCGGGAATTCTGGAAGGACCACTTTGACATCGTCACCTGCTTGAAGATGATCACCACGGCCTGGGACGGGATCACCCAGAGAAATTTGAATTGCGCTTGGCGCAGCCTGTGGCCAGACTGTGTGGCACCAAGTGACTCTGATGCACCAGAGTCAACAGTGGTGCAGGACATTGTTTCCTTGGGGAGGACCATGGGCCTGGAGGTCACCGAGGAGGACGTCAGCGAGCTGGTGGAGGAGCACGACCACGAGCTGACCACCCAGGAGCTGGTTGAACTGCAGGCAGAGGCTGCGCAGGAGCAGGcctcgctggaagaggaggaagcaactGAGGAACGGCTGTCCTCCAAAGAACTGAGGGACATCTGCCAGCAGTGGAAAAATGTGCAGGCTTTTGCACAGCGGCACCACCCTGACAAGGACCTGACACGTGACCTTGCGAACACTTTTGACACAAGGGTCATGTCGTCTTTCAGGGAAGTGCTGAAAAGGCGGATGAAGCAGCAGACCATGGACAAGTTCTtcagcaagaagcaaagagtAGAAGAGGAACCTTCTTCGAGTTGTCCCCCAGACTCTTAG